Below is a genomic region from Rosa chinensis cultivar Old Blush chromosome 5, RchiOBHm-V2, whole genome shotgun sequence.
AAATGGAAACCCAACTGAAGATTTCTCTTGCTCTAAGAGGGCATGCCTGGTAAGAACCATAGAAGGATCCAATGTCCGTGAATTGCCACTCCTTTCAAGTCAGGAGAATGTTCAAAGTCTGATCAATGTCAATGAGCATGATCTTTATTTTAGACCAAACTGGTTCTCACAGATGAAAAGGGTCAAAGTTTTGCAGCTTGGGAGATGGCATTCAGACAAGCATCTCATCGAAGTAGAGGACTGTGAATTCCTGAAAGGCTTGAAGAATATGAGAGAGCTCCGGTACTTAAGCCTCCGAGGAGTGTCTAGAATCACAGAGCTTCCTGCTTCAATTTGCAAAGCCCGGAATCTAAGAATCCTGAACCTGAATGGATGCTGTGATTTGGAGAAACTCCCTCGTGGGATAGGCTCACTCAAGAAGCTGACACACCTGGATATGTATGAGTGCTACTTGATAAGCGGCATGCCCAAAGGACTTGCTTTGCTCTCCAACCTCCAAGTGCTCAAAGGGTTTGTGATTAGTAAAAGGTCGGGAAGCCAAGACTGTAAGCTAGATGACTTGTCAAAATTGGAATATCTTCGGAAGCTGAGTATCCACATAGACAGAAATCAAGCTAAAACAGCAGAAAGAGAACTGAATTCTTTGGCAAAGTTCAAAAAGCTCCGGTCACTTTCTATATCATGGTCACGAATATATGACAAGCCTGCAACTCATTCTCTCCAAACTCTCCAGAGGGCAAAAAGAATAACAAAACTGCCTTCAATGTTAATGGCTCTAGACAAACTTCCTTCAATGTCAAAGGGTCCAGAAAAACTGCCTTCAATTCCAGAGTCTCCACTTCCTTTGGAGAAACTTGACCTCCATTACTTCCCTCATTCAAAGATGCCAGACTGGTTGAAGCCAACACTCCTCGGTAAGCTAAAGAAGCTCTATATCAGAGGAGGAAGCCTCTCAGATCTTGGTCACAAGAAGCTCAATATTGGAGGAGGAAGCCTCTCAGATCTTTGTCACAATGGCATCAATTGTACATGGACTGTCCAAATGGTGCGCTTGAAGTTCTTGAATGAATTGAAAATGGATTGGGGAACACTGCAAGGCTTGTTTCCGGAACTGAGTTACTTGGAGGTAGTCGAATGTCCTAAACTCCGTTTCACGCAATGTGATGAAAATGGAGTGTGGAAAAAGGAAGACTCGAAGCCAGTAGAACTAGCATCGAGCAGCAATGCTTAGGAAATTTTGTATTCCATATCTGTTGTATCTTTGTCTCATTTATTTCTGCTAGTATATTTCCATAACAAATTCTAGTGCATTGAGTATCAAATTTCAAGGTTACAACTATATGAAATATGATGAACATACTAAATGAAATTCCATAACCAAATTCTGGTTCTTTGGTGATAACTTTTTGCTATTTCATAAGTAATTGcacaaaaaccaaacaaaactaGAACTCACCAGCAAATTAGAAGAATTTGCAGCACAGAAACGTAAGGAAACTCagcaagaaaaggaaaaggaagaaacTTACCTCTGCTGTTTGCTTCAGGATCGACATGTTGTTTTCTTGCTCATTGCTGCAGAGAGAAACCAGTTGTGAGTTGCTCTTCACTGCTCAAGGGCTGTTTATATGTTTGGGTTTTCCTCTTGTTTGGGCCTTTAGACTAATCCAGGCCTGGTTTTCTTTCTCTGTTCTTGTTGACTCTTCTGACCCCAAAGTTGAAAGTGCAAGTTTTTCATATACACTATTGGAAAATTACCGCTGGATTGAATGCTAAAGAGTAAAGATGACCTTATTGCATCATGGGAAGCAATTTCAATTAgcaaaagaataatttatttttatcttcTTGTAATTCCGAAAAATTTAAACCAATGTAGTTTTCAAAGATCAAGCTCAAGAGATCTAAGGCCCTAATTCAACAATACTTGTAGTTTAAAAGTAACCATGTGCCTAGGCGAGCATGGGTGCAGCTCACGCATGAGTTTTTCACCCCCATTCTCTATTGTTATTGTTCTTATTCTTGTTCTATGCTCTAGATCTCATATTCTTTTCAGCAACCATGGTTTCTTCTTGGTCTCGATGGTGGAGAAAATGATGTTGTTGTGAGGGATCTCATCCGTTTGGTTGTTGGTTCTCTTTTGATATGTGTTTTGAGGTTTGAATGGTATCGGTTTCATCAATATAGAACTATTGGGTGTTTTGTTTCCGGCGATACTTCGACGACAGTGCGTAGCTGGCGACGCAAGTTGGACAGCAATAGCTAGGGTTTTGTTAGTGGGTTGGGCCACTTAATTAGTTTTTATTATTGTGAGGATTAATTTATTGATATATACAGGCTCTCTTGGAGCACAGGAGAAAACCTTTATAGTTCCTATTATCAGACTGATTGGGTGTTTGCATTTTCAGTTATTTGGGCTAGCTTTGAGACAGCTTAATTGATCACATTTTCCAAAAGAGCAACCATGTCCTTTGTCAAACAATTTGCAAACCAACC
It encodes:
- the LOC112202934 gene encoding disease resistance RPP13-like protein 4; protein product: MSRRPLVTTSFKTPYVSLDLLSYLKSGQVTPFQVFNDVIMPDFKDHISKGNNSPNNEEARGIVKEIEEDLDPIGKACERFQEWEVEVSSAIKDLAYQSLDDAFRERTEALESTNRANFLLNKLTRTRSIVSRLKKSVCSASIKMSDETSENSDTPQTGEELQPLKTNETMGLTEIEAIYNDLEDRVRPCLLCFSMFPEDAVIKKKVLIHWWVGEGFIDNLGAGETAEKKGNTLFKVFLDKDIVQPFYKRRRPSADSCKMQPSIRDAVIELATRENFFHFDRNGNPTEDFSCSKRACLVRTIEGSNVRELPLLSSQENVQSLINVNEHDLYFRPNWFSQMKRVKVLQLGRWHSDKHLIEVEDCEFLKGLKNMRELRYLSLRGVSRITELPASICKARNLRILNLNGCCDLEKLPRGIGSLKKLTHLDMYECYLISGMPKGLALLSNLQVLKGFVISKRSGSQDCKLDDLSKLEYLRKLSIHIDRNQAKTAERELNSLAKFKKLRSLSISWSRIYDKPATHSLQTLQRAKRITKLPSMLMALDKLPSMSKGPEKLPSIPESPLPLEKLDLHYFPHSKMPDWLKPTLLGKLKKLYIRGGSLSDLGHKKLNIGGGSLSDLCHNGINCTWTVQMVRLKFLNELKMDWGTLQGLFPELSYLEVVECPKLRFTQCDENGVWKKEDSKPVELASSSNA